From one Hirundo rustica isolate bHirRus1 chromosome W, bHirRus1.pri.v3, whole genome shotgun sequence genomic stretch:
- the LOC120764826 gene encoding AN1-type zinc finger protein 5-like isoform X3: MAQETNQTPGPMLCSTGCGFYGNPRTNGMCSVCYKEHLQRQQNSGRINPMGKGTASGSNSPISDSPSVQRADASLSNCEGTASSTSGKSRNVPVAALPVMQQMTEMSISREEKVSPKTDIEPVITQPSPSVSQPSTSQCEEKASELPKPKKNRCFICRKKVGLTGFDCRCGNLFCGLHRYSDKHNCPYDYKAEAAAKIRKENPVVVAEKIQRI, translated from the exons ATGGCTCAGGAAACAAACCAGACCCCAGGGCCCATGCTGTGTAGTACAGGATGTGGATTTTATGGAAATCCTAGAACAAATGGCATGTGTTCTGTTTGCTACAAAGAACATCTTCAGCGACAGCAGAATAGTGGTAGAATCAACCCAATGGGTAAAG GGACAGCTAGTGGTTCAAACAGTCCTATCTCAGACTCTCCATCTGTACAGAGAGCAGATGCTAGTTTAAGCAACTGTGAAGGTACTGCTAGTAGTACATCTGGAAAATCAAG AAATGTGCCTGTTGCTGCTTTGCCTGTAATGCAGCAAATGACAGAAATGAGCATTTCAAGAGAGGAGAAAGTATCACCAAAAACAGACATCGAGCCAG TTATTACTCAACCAAGCCCATCAGTTTCTCAACCTAGTACTTCACAGTGTGAAGAGAAAGCTTCTGAACTGCCTAAACCAAAGAAGAACAGATGTTTCATATGCAGAAAGAAGGTTGGCCTTACGG GGTTTGATTGCCGATGTGGAAACTTATTTTGTGGACTTCACCGTTATTCTGACAAGCATAACTGTCCGTATGATTAcaaagcagaagctgcagcaaaaATCAGGAAAGAGAATCCAGTTGTGGTGGCTGAAAAAATCCAGAGAATATAA
- the LOC120764826 gene encoding AN1-type zinc finger protein 5-like isoform X1, protein MLSGWTLNSPTDAAALSTEMAQETNQTPGPMLCSTGCGFYGNPRTNGMCSVCYKEHLQRQQNSGRINPMGTASGSNSPISDSPSVQRADASLSNCEGTASSTSGKSRNVPVAALPVMQQMTEMSISREEKVSPKTDIEPVITQPSPSVSQPSTSQCEEKASELPKPKKNRCFICRKKVGLTGFDCRCGNLFCGLHRYSDKHNCPYDYKAEAAAKIRKENPVVVAEKIQRI, encoded by the exons ATGCTGAGCGGTTGGACGCTGAACTCGccgacagatgcagctgcattgag CACTGAAATGGCTCAGGAAACAAACCAGACCCCAGGGCCCATGCTGTGTAGTACAGGATGTGGATTTTATGGAAATCCTAGAACAAATGGCATGTGTTCTGTTTGCTACAAAGAACATCTTCAGCGACAGCAGAATAGTGGTAGAATCAACCCAATGG GGACAGCTAGTGGTTCAAACAGTCCTATCTCAGACTCTCCATCTGTACAGAGAGCAGATGCTAGTTTAAGCAACTGTGAAGGTACTGCTAGTAGTACATCTGGAAAATCAAG AAATGTGCCTGTTGCTGCTTTGCCTGTAATGCAGCAAATGACAGAAATGAGCATTTCAAGAGAGGAGAAAGTATCACCAAAAACAGACATCGAGCCAG TTATTACTCAACCAAGCCCATCAGTTTCTCAACCTAGTACTTCACAGTGTGAAGAGAAAGCTTCTGAACTGCCTAAACCAAAGAAGAACAGATGTTTCATATGCAGAAAGAAGGTTGGCCTTACGG GGTTTGATTGCCGATGTGGAAACTTATTTTGTGGACTTCACCGTTATTCTGACAAGCATAACTGTCCGTATGATTAcaaagcagaagctgcagcaaaaATCAGGAAAGAGAATCCAGTTGTGGTGGCTGAAAAAATCCAGAGAATATAA
- the LOC120764826 gene encoding AN1-type zinc finger protein 5-like isoform X2 has translation MLSGWTLNSPTDAAALSTEMAQETNQTPGPMLCSTGCGFYGNPRTNGMCSVCYKEHLQRQQNSGRINPMGKGTASGSNSPISDSPSVQRADASLSNCEGTASSTSGKSRNVPVAALPVMQQMTEMSISREEKVSPKTDIEPVITQPSPSVSQPSTSQCEEKASELPKPKKNRCFICRKKVGLTGFDCRCGNLFCGLHRYSDKHNCPYDYKAEAAAKIRKENPVVVAEKIQRI, from the exons ATGCTGAGCGGTTGGACGCTGAACTCGccgacagatgcagctgcattgag CACTGAAATGGCTCAGGAAACAAACCAGACCCCAGGGCCCATGCTGTGTAGTACAGGATGTGGATTTTATGGAAATCCTAGAACAAATGGCATGTGTTCTGTTTGCTACAAAGAACATCTTCAGCGACAGCAGAATAGTGGTAGAATCAACCCAATGGGTAAAG GGACAGCTAGTGGTTCAAACAGTCCTATCTCAGACTCTCCATCTGTACAGAGAGCAGATGCTAGTTTAAGCAACTGTGAAGGTACTGCTAGTAGTACATCTGGAAAATCAAG AAATGTGCCTGTTGCTGCTTTGCCTGTAATGCAGCAAATGACAGAAATGAGCATTTCAAGAGAGGAGAAAGTATCACCAAAAACAGACATCGAGCCAG TTATTACTCAACCAAGCCCATCAGTTTCTCAACCTAGTACTTCACAGTGTGAAGAGAAAGCTTCTGAACTGCCTAAACCAAAGAAGAACAGATGTTTCATATGCAGAAAGAAGGTTGGCCTTACGG GGTTTGATTGCCGATGTGGAAACTTATTTTGTGGACTTCACCGTTATTCTGACAAGCATAACTGTCCGTATGATTAcaaagcagaagctgcagcaaaaATCAGGAAAGAGAATCCAGTTGTGGTGGCTGAAAAAATCCAGAGAATATAA
- the LOC120764826 gene encoding AN1-type zinc finger protein 5-like isoform X4, whose product MAQETNQTPGPMLCSTGCGFYGNPRTNGMCSVCYKEHLQRQQNSGRINPMGTASGSNSPISDSPSVQRADASLSNCEGTASSTSGKSRNVPVAALPVMQQMTEMSISREEKVSPKTDIEPVITQPSPSVSQPSTSQCEEKASELPKPKKNRCFICRKKVGLTGFDCRCGNLFCGLHRYSDKHNCPYDYKAEAAAKIRKENPVVVAEKIQRI is encoded by the exons ATGGCTCAGGAAACAAACCAGACCCCAGGGCCCATGCTGTGTAGTACAGGATGTGGATTTTATGGAAATCCTAGAACAAATGGCATGTGTTCTGTTTGCTACAAAGAACATCTTCAGCGACAGCAGAATAGTGGTAGAATCAACCCAATGG GGACAGCTAGTGGTTCAAACAGTCCTATCTCAGACTCTCCATCTGTACAGAGAGCAGATGCTAGTTTAAGCAACTGTGAAGGTACTGCTAGTAGTACATCTGGAAAATCAAG AAATGTGCCTGTTGCTGCTTTGCCTGTAATGCAGCAAATGACAGAAATGAGCATTTCAAGAGAGGAGAAAGTATCACCAAAAACAGACATCGAGCCAG TTATTACTCAACCAAGCCCATCAGTTTCTCAACCTAGTACTTCACAGTGTGAAGAGAAAGCTTCTGAACTGCCTAAACCAAAGAAGAACAGATGTTTCATATGCAGAAAGAAGGTTGGCCTTACGG GGTTTGATTGCCGATGTGGAAACTTATTTTGTGGACTTCACCGTTATTCTGACAAGCATAACTGTCCGTATGATTAcaaagcagaagctgcagcaaaaATCAGGAAAGAGAATCCAGTTGTGGTGGCTGAAAAAATCCAGAGAATATAA